A region of the Leptospirillum ferriphilum genome:
GTCAACCGGTTCTACGAAGAGGAATACGACACCATTTGCCGGCGCATTGATGATCTGCGACAAACGGGGGAACTTCCTCCCAAGGAGAGCGGACGGGACCCCTACCGCGCAAGAGCCCGAGAGCTTCTGAGATCGGCGATGCCCGTTGCAAATTACAGCGATGTCTACTGGACCGTCAACTTCCGCTCTCTTTTAAATTTCTTTCATTTGAGAACAAAGGAAACCGCCCAGTACGAGATCCGGCAATATGCCCTGGCCGCCTACGATCTTTTTGCACATGCCTTTCCCCTCCTCCGGAGCACTCTGGAAAAAGCGGAAAAAAACCGGAAGTCCTCCGGATCCTCCTGAACGTTCGTCTGTCCCGAAAGAACATGTTTGCCATCTCCCTATTCCTCCGCACGGACCCGCACGGGATCGTTGGATCCGTTAGTTCGTGGACCACGAACACAAGAGAACCCCGGAGGACGGCGATCCTCAATCTGAAAAGGAAGAGAGGGTGGGGAGACCCAAGACAGGAAGATTGGATTCCTCCTCAGGATCGTCGTTTCCCGGGGAGGAGGAGAACGGGCATCTGCCCTGTCCCAGAGAGAGGGAAAGTCAAATGCAGGGGAAAAGACCTTCTTCTCCGGGGCTCTTTCAGAAAAACAGAGGGAAGAGGGTCCCCCGCACGATGTTTTCACCTCCCGGGGAAGGGCGCACCGGAACCAGGTCCATCTCAGACAATATGACGGATCACTTTTCCTTCCACCAAGTAGACGATAATTTCCGCCACATTGGTTGCATGGTCCGCAAACCGTTCCAGAGAACGCCCAACAAACAGGAGCCGGATGACCGGGCTCGTCTTGCCCGGATCCCGGGAAACCTCCTGCACCATGGAGCGGACGAGATCCCGGTAGATGACATTGACCCTTTCGTCTTCCTGGCAAACGGCCAGGGCCTCGGACGTATTTTTCATCACGAAGGCATCCAGGGCTTTTCTCAACATGTCGCGACCAATCTCTGCCATCGAATAGATCGCAGCAGGAATAGTCACGGGGGGTTCGTCCTTCAGTTCGACAACTCTCTCGCACACGTTGGCGGCGAGATCACTCATCCGTTCAAGGTCCGTGATGATTTTCATGGCCGTAATGATGAAGCGAAGATCCCGGGCTTCCGGCTGATGCAATGCGATCATCCGGATACAGTCTTCGTCGATCCCGACTTCCATGGCATTCACCTGGTGGTCACGGGCAATGATGCTCTTTGCTTTCTCCACATCCCGGTCCGTCAGGGCTTTCATCGCTCCATCAAGCTGCTCTTCCACCATATGCCCCATGGCGGTGACCCGTTCCTTCAAGCCCTGGAGTTCCACATCGAAATGTCTGTTCACCGAAAGCGCCTTTCCCAGCCGGGACTCACCCGAATCGACCGGTTATATAATCTTCAGTTCTCTCATCGGAGGGATTGGTAAAGATCTTCGATGTTTCGCCGATTTCCACCATTTCCCCCGTCAGAAAAAAGGCCGTCTGATCCGACACACGCGCCGCCTGCTGCATGTTGTGCGTCACGATCACAATAGCATATTGCGTTTTTAAATCCTGAATCAGTTCCTCGATGCGGGCGGTCGAAATCGGATCCAGCGCGGAAGCCGGTTCGTCCAGAAGCAGAACTTCCGGCTCCACCGCAAGAGCCCTGGCAATGCACAATCTTTGCTGCTGGCCGCCGGAAAGGGAGAAGGCCGAACTGTTCAGACGGTCCTTGACTTCGTCCCACAAGGCTGCCGAACGAAGAGACTGCTCGACGCGATCGGACAGAATCGAGCGGGACCGGACCCCCTGGATGCGCAGTCCATAGGCGACGTTTTCAAAAATGGACTTGTGGAAGGGATTCGGTTTCTGGAACACCATACCCACCCGACGGCGAAGAACCACGGGGTGCAGACCGGAAGAATAGATGTCGATATCGTCGAGGGTCACCTGTCCTTTGACGGAAAATCCCTTCACAAAATCGTTCATCCGGTTCAGAGATCGAAGAAAGGTCGTTTTCCCGCATCCGGAAGGTCCGATCAGAGCCAGAACCTGCCGGTCCGGTATCTCGAGACTGATGTTTCGAAGAGCCTGATGGTCGCCGTAATAGGCAAAAAAACCGGAAACGCTCATGCGTGCCATAGAACTGGACGGTCCTCCTGTTTCATATTATCCGATCCGGCCCGCGATTTTCCGGGACCCCCAGGTCATCAGCCGTATACCGATATCCAGGACGAGGACGATGGCCAGCAAAACGAGGGCAGCT
Encoded here:
- the phoU gene encoding phosphate signaling complex protein PhoU, which codes for MNRHFDVELQGLKERVTAMGHMVEEQLDGAMKALTDRDVEKAKSIIARDHQVNAMEVGIDEDCIRMIALHQPEARDLRFIITAMKIITDLERMSDLAANVCERVVELKDEPPVTIPAAIYSMAEIGRDMLRKALDAFVMKNTSEALAVCQEDERVNVIYRDLVRSMVQEVSRDPGKTSPVIRLLFVGRSLERFADHATNVAEIIVYLVEGKVIRHIV
- the pstB gene encoding phosphate ABC transporter ATP-binding protein PstB — encoded protein: MARMSVSGFFAYYGDHQALRNISLEIPDRQVLALIGPSGCGKTTFLRSLNRMNDFVKGFSVKGQVTLDDIDIYSSGLHPVVLRRRVGMVFQKPNPFHKSIFENVAYGLRIQGVRSRSILSDRVEQSLRSAALWDEVKDRLNSSAFSLSGGQQQRLCIARALAVEPEVLLLDEPASALDPISTARIEELIQDLKTQYAIVIVTHNMQQAARVSDQTAFFLTGEMVEIGETSKIFTNPSDERTEDYITGRFG